The following proteins are co-located in the Hevea brasiliensis isolate MT/VB/25A 57/8 chromosome 11, ASM3005281v1, whole genome shotgun sequence genome:
- the LOC110673066 gene encoding protein LAZ1 homolog 2 isoform X5, with product MSQPIKIPTEQKWIVAIVFMVPVYATESIIALWNPQLSLVCDTLRNCYEAFALYTFGSYLVACLGGEKWVIELLENEKQKWLNQPWLEGSDENQGLRQRSFINFFCRPYVIGRDVFTIEKFGLVQYMILKTFCAFLAFLLELFSVYGDGEFKWNYGYPYITIVLNFSQMWALYCLVQFYSVMHERLKPIRPLAKFISFKAIVFATWWQGVGIALLCAFGVLPNEGKFQTGLQDFLICIKMAIAAVAHVFVFSAEPYHFIPASDQGRVTTKTTKAELNLKEDDEDNRVMLEKKETWVSSGTSVTESIQDIVLKGGQRVVKDVVLTINQAIGPVEKGVTKIQETFHRRSRSLEDEKDSELKAEEWVEENLPGNESHVKL from the exons ATGTCTCAGCCTATAAAGATACCTACG GAACAAAAATGGATCGTGGCAATTGTTTTCATGGTTCCTGTCTATGCTACCGAGTCA ATTATTGCATTGTGGAATCCTCAACTGTCTCTTGTGTGTGACACATTAAGAAATTGCTATGAAGCATTTGCCTTGTATACGTTTGGGAGCTATTTGGTTGCTTGTCTGG GTGGTGAAAAGTGGGTCATAGAACTTCttgaaaatgaaaaacaaaaatgGCTCAACCAGCCTTGGCTAGAAGGATCAGATGAAAATCAAGGTCTACGTCAAAGATCCTTTATCAACTTTTTCTGCCGGCCATATGTTATTGGAAGGGATGTCTTTACAATAGAAAAATTTGGTCTTGTACAATAT ATGATTCTCAAGACTTTCTGTGCATTCTTGGCATTCTTGTTGGAGCTTTTCAGTGTTTATGGAGATGGGGAATTCAAGTGGAACTATGG ATATCCATACATAACAATAGTACTGAACTTCAGTCAAATGTGGGCATTATATTGTCTTGTGCAGTTCTATAGCGTAATGCATGAAAGGCTTAAACCGATAAGGCCACTTGCAAAATTCATCAGCTTCAAGGCTATTGTGTTTGCTACCTGGTGGCAAGGTGTGGGCATTGCTCTACTATGTGCTTTTGGAGTTCTGCCTAATGAGGGAAAATTTCAGACAGGGTTGCAAGATTTTTTGATTTGTATAAAA ATGGCCATTGCAGCTGTTGCCCATGTATTTGTATTTTCAGCAGAACCCTATCATTTTATTCCTGCTTCTGATCAAGGAAGGGTCACCACTAAAACAACCAAAGCAGAATTGAATTTAAAGGAAGATGATGAGGATAATCGAGTCatgcttgaaaagaaagaaacttgGGTGTCTTCTGGAACAAGCGTCACTGAGAGCATTCAGGACATTGTTCTTAAAGGCGGTCAAAGA GTTGTCAAGGATGTTGTATTGACAATAAATCAAGCAATAGGACCTGTTGAGAAGGGTGTGACAAAGATCCAGGAGACCTTCCACCGGAGATCACGAAGTTTAGAAGATGAGAAAGATTCAGAGTTAAAAGCGGAAGAATGGGTTGAAGAAAATCTTCCAGGAAATGAAAGTCATGTCAAGCTTTGA
- the LOC110673066 gene encoding protein LAZ1 homolog 2 isoform X3, which translates to MASTDVSAYKDTYGTKMDRGNCFHGSCLCYRVSKIIALWNPQLSLVCDTLRNCYEAFALYTFGSYLVACLGGEKWVIELLENEKQKWLNQPWLEGSDENQGLRQRSFINFFCRPYVIGRDVFTIEKFGLVQYMILKTFCAFLAFLLELFSVYGDGEFKWNYGYPYITIVLNFSQMWALYCLVQFYSVMHERLKPIRPLAKFISFKAIVFATWWQGVGIALLCAFGVLPNEGKFQTGLQDFLICIKMAIAAVAHVFVFSAEPYHFIPASDQGRVTTKTTKAELNLKEDDEDNRVMLEKKETWVSSGTSVTESIQDIVLKGGQRVVKDVVLTINQAIGPVEKGVTKIQETFHRRSRSLEDEKDSELKAEEWVEENLPGNESHVKL; encoded by the exons ATGGCATCAACTGATGTCTCAGCCTATAAAGATACCTACG GAACAAAAATGGATCGTGGCAATTGTTTTCATGGTTCCTGTCTATGCTACCGAGTCAGTAAG ATTATTGCATTGTGGAATCCTCAACTGTCTCTTGTGTGTGACACATTAAGAAATTGCTATGAAGCATTTGCCTTGTATACGTTTGGGAGCTATTTGGTTGCTTGTCTGG GTGGTGAAAAGTGGGTCATAGAACTTCttgaaaatgaaaaacaaaaatgGCTCAACCAGCCTTGGCTAGAAGGATCAGATGAAAATCAAGGTCTACGTCAAAGATCCTTTATCAACTTTTTCTGCCGGCCATATGTTATTGGAAGGGATGTCTTTACAATAGAAAAATTTGGTCTTGTACAATAT ATGATTCTCAAGACTTTCTGTGCATTCTTGGCATTCTTGTTGGAGCTTTTCAGTGTTTATGGAGATGGGGAATTCAAGTGGAACTATGG ATATCCATACATAACAATAGTACTGAACTTCAGTCAAATGTGGGCATTATATTGTCTTGTGCAGTTCTATAGCGTAATGCATGAAAGGCTTAAACCGATAAGGCCACTTGCAAAATTCATCAGCTTCAAGGCTATTGTGTTTGCTACCTGGTGGCAAGGTGTGGGCATTGCTCTACTATGTGCTTTTGGAGTTCTGCCTAATGAGGGAAAATTTCAGACAGGGTTGCAAGATTTTTTGATTTGTATAAAA ATGGCCATTGCAGCTGTTGCCCATGTATTTGTATTTTCAGCAGAACCCTATCATTTTATTCCTGCTTCTGATCAAGGAAGGGTCACCACTAAAACAACCAAAGCAGAATTGAATTTAAAGGAAGATGATGAGGATAATCGAGTCatgcttgaaaagaaagaaacttgGGTGTCTTCTGGAACAAGCGTCACTGAGAGCATTCAGGACATTGTTCTTAAAGGCGGTCAAAGA GTTGTCAAGGATGTTGTATTGACAATAAATCAAGCAATAGGACCTGTTGAGAAGGGTGTGACAAAGATCCAGGAGACCTTCCACCGGAGATCACGAAGTTTAGAAGATGAGAAAGATTCAGAGTTAAAAGCGGAAGAATGGGTTGAAGAAAATCTTCCAGGAAATGAAAGTCATGTCAAGCTTTGA
- the LOC110673066 gene encoding protein LAZ1 homolog 2 isoform X1: MASTDVSAYKDTYGELHQPAVIIGGCFAIVAVVLSILLIFHHLRLYTNPAEQKWIVAIVFMVPVYATESIIALWNPQLSLVCDTLRNCYEAFALYTFGSYLVACLGGEKWVIELLENEKQKWLNQPWLEGSDENQGLRQRSFINFFCRPYVIGRDVFTIEKFGLVQYMILKTFCAFLAFLLELFSVYGDGEFKWNYGYPYITIVLNFSQMWALYCLVQFYSVMHERLKPIRPLAKFISFKAIVFATWWQGVGIALLCAFGVLPNEGKFQTGLQDFLICIKMAIAAVAHVFVFSAEPYHFIPASDQGRVTTKTTKAELNLKEDDEDNRVMLEKKETWVSSGTSVTESIQDIVLKGGQRVVKDVVLTINQAIGPVEKGVTKIQETFHRRSRSLEDEKDSELKAEEWVEENLPGNESHVKL; encoded by the exons ATGGCATCAACTGATGTCTCAGCCTATAAAGATACCTACGGTGAGTTGCACCAACCAGCTGTTATTATTGGAGGATGCTTTGCAATTGTAGCCGTAGTGCTTTCTATTCTTctcatattccatcatctcagaTTATACACCAATCCTGCG GAACAAAAATGGATCGTGGCAATTGTTTTCATGGTTCCTGTCTATGCTACCGAGTCA ATTATTGCATTGTGGAATCCTCAACTGTCTCTTGTGTGTGACACATTAAGAAATTGCTATGAAGCATTTGCCTTGTATACGTTTGGGAGCTATTTGGTTGCTTGTCTGG GTGGTGAAAAGTGGGTCATAGAACTTCttgaaaatgaaaaacaaaaatgGCTCAACCAGCCTTGGCTAGAAGGATCAGATGAAAATCAAGGTCTACGTCAAAGATCCTTTATCAACTTTTTCTGCCGGCCATATGTTATTGGAAGGGATGTCTTTACAATAGAAAAATTTGGTCTTGTACAATAT ATGATTCTCAAGACTTTCTGTGCATTCTTGGCATTCTTGTTGGAGCTTTTCAGTGTTTATGGAGATGGGGAATTCAAGTGGAACTATGG ATATCCATACATAACAATAGTACTGAACTTCAGTCAAATGTGGGCATTATATTGTCTTGTGCAGTTCTATAGCGTAATGCATGAAAGGCTTAAACCGATAAGGCCACTTGCAAAATTCATCAGCTTCAAGGCTATTGTGTTTGCTACCTGGTGGCAAGGTGTGGGCATTGCTCTACTATGTGCTTTTGGAGTTCTGCCTAATGAGGGAAAATTTCAGACAGGGTTGCAAGATTTTTTGATTTGTATAAAA ATGGCCATTGCAGCTGTTGCCCATGTATTTGTATTTTCAGCAGAACCCTATCATTTTATTCCTGCTTCTGATCAAGGAAGGGTCACCACTAAAACAACCAAAGCAGAATTGAATTTAAAGGAAGATGATGAGGATAATCGAGTCatgcttgaaaagaaagaaacttgGGTGTCTTCTGGAACAAGCGTCACTGAGAGCATTCAGGACATTGTTCTTAAAGGCGGTCAAAGA GTTGTCAAGGATGTTGTATTGACAATAAATCAAGCAATAGGACCTGTTGAGAAGGGTGTGACAAAGATCCAGGAGACCTTCCACCGGAGATCACGAAGTTTAGAAGATGAGAAAGATTCAGAGTTAAAAGCGGAAGAATGGGTTGAAGAAAATCTTCCAGGAAATGAAAGTCATGTCAAGCTTTGA
- the LOC110673066 gene encoding protein LAZ1 homolog 2 isoform X2: MLCNCSRSAFYSSHIPSSQIIHQSCGTKMDRGNCFHGSCLCYRVSKIIALWNPQLSLVCDTLRNCYEAFALYTFGSYLVACLGGEKWVIELLENEKQKWLNQPWLEGSDENQGLRQRSFINFFCRPYVIGRDVFTIEKFGLVQYMILKTFCAFLAFLLELFSVYGDGEFKWNYGYPYITIVLNFSQMWALYCLVQFYSVMHERLKPIRPLAKFISFKAIVFATWWQGVGIALLCAFGVLPNEGKFQTGLQDFLICIKMAIAAVAHVFVFSAEPYHFIPASDQGRVTTKTTKAELNLKEDDEDNRVMLEKKETWVSSGTSVTESIQDIVLKGGQRVVKDVVLTINQAIGPVEKGVTKIQETFHRRSRSLEDEKDSELKAEEWVEENLPGNESHVKL, translated from the exons ATGCTTTGCAATTGTAGCCGTAGTGCTTTCTATTCTTctcatattccatcatctcagaTTATACACCAATCCTGCG GAACAAAAATGGATCGTGGCAATTGTTTTCATGGTTCCTGTCTATGCTACCGAGTCAGTAAG ATTATTGCATTGTGGAATCCTCAACTGTCTCTTGTGTGTGACACATTAAGAAATTGCTATGAAGCATTTGCCTTGTATACGTTTGGGAGCTATTTGGTTGCTTGTCTGG GTGGTGAAAAGTGGGTCATAGAACTTCttgaaaatgaaaaacaaaaatgGCTCAACCAGCCTTGGCTAGAAGGATCAGATGAAAATCAAGGTCTACGTCAAAGATCCTTTATCAACTTTTTCTGCCGGCCATATGTTATTGGAAGGGATGTCTTTACAATAGAAAAATTTGGTCTTGTACAATAT ATGATTCTCAAGACTTTCTGTGCATTCTTGGCATTCTTGTTGGAGCTTTTCAGTGTTTATGGAGATGGGGAATTCAAGTGGAACTATGG ATATCCATACATAACAATAGTACTGAACTTCAGTCAAATGTGGGCATTATATTGTCTTGTGCAGTTCTATAGCGTAATGCATGAAAGGCTTAAACCGATAAGGCCACTTGCAAAATTCATCAGCTTCAAGGCTATTGTGTTTGCTACCTGGTGGCAAGGTGTGGGCATTGCTCTACTATGTGCTTTTGGAGTTCTGCCTAATGAGGGAAAATTTCAGACAGGGTTGCAAGATTTTTTGATTTGTATAAAA ATGGCCATTGCAGCTGTTGCCCATGTATTTGTATTTTCAGCAGAACCCTATCATTTTATTCCTGCTTCTGATCAAGGAAGGGTCACCACTAAAACAACCAAAGCAGAATTGAATTTAAAGGAAGATGATGAGGATAATCGAGTCatgcttgaaaagaaagaaacttgGGTGTCTTCTGGAACAAGCGTCACTGAGAGCATTCAGGACATTGTTCTTAAAGGCGGTCAAAGA GTTGTCAAGGATGTTGTATTGACAATAAATCAAGCAATAGGACCTGTTGAGAAGGGTGTGACAAAGATCCAGGAGACCTTCCACCGGAGATCACGAAGTTTAGAAGATGAGAAAGATTCAGAGTTAAAAGCGGAAGAATGGGTTGAAGAAAATCTTCCAGGAAATGAAAGTCATGTCAAGCTTTGA
- the LOC110673066 gene encoding protein LAZ1 homolog 2 isoform X4, whose translation MASTDVSAYKDTYGELHQPAVIIGGCFAIVAVVLSILLIFHHLRLYTNPAEQKWIVAIVFMVPVYATESIIALWNPQLSLVCDTLRNCYEAFALYTFGSYLVACLGGEKWVIELLENEKQKWLNQPWLEGSDENQGLRQRSFINFFCRPYVIGRDVFTIEKFGLVQYMILKTFCAFLAFLLELFSVYGDGEFKWNYGYPYITIVLNFSQMWALYCLVQFYSVMHERLKPIRPLAKFISFKAIVFATWWQGVGIALLCAFGVLPNEGKFQTGLQDFLICIKMAIAAVAHVFVFSAEPYHFIPASDQGRVTTKTTKAELNLKEDDEDNRVMLEKKETWVSSGTSVTESIQDIVLKGGQRNLETGCQGCCIDNKSSNRTC comes from the exons ATGGCATCAACTGATGTCTCAGCCTATAAAGATACCTACGGTGAGTTGCACCAACCAGCTGTTATTATTGGAGGATGCTTTGCAATTGTAGCCGTAGTGCTTTCTATTCTTctcatattccatcatctcagaTTATACACCAATCCTGCG GAACAAAAATGGATCGTGGCAATTGTTTTCATGGTTCCTGTCTATGCTACCGAGTCA ATTATTGCATTGTGGAATCCTCAACTGTCTCTTGTGTGTGACACATTAAGAAATTGCTATGAAGCATTTGCCTTGTATACGTTTGGGAGCTATTTGGTTGCTTGTCTGG GTGGTGAAAAGTGGGTCATAGAACTTCttgaaaatgaaaaacaaaaatgGCTCAACCAGCCTTGGCTAGAAGGATCAGATGAAAATCAAGGTCTACGTCAAAGATCCTTTATCAACTTTTTCTGCCGGCCATATGTTATTGGAAGGGATGTCTTTACAATAGAAAAATTTGGTCTTGTACAATAT ATGATTCTCAAGACTTTCTGTGCATTCTTGGCATTCTTGTTGGAGCTTTTCAGTGTTTATGGAGATGGGGAATTCAAGTGGAACTATGG ATATCCATACATAACAATAGTACTGAACTTCAGTCAAATGTGGGCATTATATTGTCTTGTGCAGTTCTATAGCGTAATGCATGAAAGGCTTAAACCGATAAGGCCACTTGCAAAATTCATCAGCTTCAAGGCTATTGTGTTTGCTACCTGGTGGCAAGGTGTGGGCATTGCTCTACTATGTGCTTTTGGAGTTCTGCCTAATGAGGGAAAATTTCAGACAGGGTTGCAAGATTTTTTGATTTGTATAAAA ATGGCCATTGCAGCTGTTGCCCATGTATTTGTATTTTCAGCAGAACCCTATCATTTTATTCCTGCTTCTGATCAAGGAAGGGTCACCACTAAAACAACCAAAGCAGAATTGAATTTAAAGGAAGATGATGAGGATAATCGAGTCatgcttgaaaagaaagaaacttgGGTGTCTTCTGGAACAAGCGTCACTGAGAGCATTCAGGACATTGTTCTTAAAGGCGGTCAAAGA AACCTGGAAACAGGTTGTCAAGGATGTTGTATTGACAATAAATCAAGCAATAGGACCTGTTGA